One window of the Camelina sativa cultivar DH55 chromosome 1, Cs, whole genome shotgun sequence genome contains the following:
- the LOC109128863 gene encoding zinc finger BED domain-containing protein RICESLEEPER 2-like: MPPYDHQINREMTSEIIIYHDLPFRYPEYEKVRARDKYLNPECQPICRQTAAADVYRKYEIEKVKLKEVLANQRARVCFTSDLWTARGTVMSYICLTAHYIDENWHLNSKILQFYELKSPHTSEEISKKILECLKEWGLEKKVFSITLDNATKNNSMLNILKGQLQMISGSGLLCDGKFMHVRCCAHILNLIVKKGLDLAKDVLHNIRESVIYVKASSKRRDAFAACVERVKIKSGAGLSQDVPTRWNSTYEMLVRALKFKEAFVSLKWFDSNYKTLPSDDEWNRGEKICELLKPFSDITTHFSGSKYPTSNVYFTQVWRIELLLRKFASCDDEDVAKLAQDMQIMFTKYWEDYSLILAMGAVLDPRMKLQMLEVAYERVDPTTSASKIKKLKDNLEMLYEDYKAKSRTCSSSISVTPNPHDWVNESPLDDDYDNVRMLLLLFMLLVLLVLLLLLMLLLLFMLLVLLLFCRIFLSLKKASELE; encoded by the coding sequence ATGCCTCCATATGATCATCAGATTAACCGTGAGATGACAAGTGAGATCATAATTTACCATGATTTGCCATTTCGCTATCCTGAGTATGAGAAAGTTAGAGCAAGAGACAAGTATCTCAATCCTGAGTGTCAACCAATTTGTAGACAGACTGCTGCAGCGGATGTGTATAGGAAGTATGAGATAGAAAAGGTCAAGCTGAAAGAAGTACTTGCAAACCAGCGTGCACGTGTCTGTTTCACTTCAGACTTATGGACAGCTCGAGGTACAGTTATGAGTTATATTTGTTTGACAGCCCACTACATTGATGAAAACTGGCACTTGAATAGCAAGATTTTGCAATTCTATGAACTTAAATCTCCTCACACTAGTGAAGAAATCTCTAAAAAGATTCTGGAATGTTTGAAAGAATGGGGATTGGAGAAAAAGGTATTTTCTATTACCTTAGATAATGCAACAAAGAACAATAGTATGCTGAACATTCTCAAGGGTCAACTTCAAATGATTAGTGGTAGTGGTTTATTATGTGATGGGAAATTTATGCATGTTAGATGTTGTGCCCATATTCTTAATCTGATAGTGAAGAAAGGTTTAGATCTAGCAAAAGATGTTCTGCACAACATCAGAGAGAGTGTGATATATGTTAAAGCATCTTCAAAGAGGAGAGACGCTTTTGCTGCATGTGTTGAGAGAGTAAAGATTAAGAGTGGAGCAGGGTTATCACAGGATGTTCCTACCAGATGGAACTCCACATATGAGATGCTTGTAAGAGCTTTGAAGTTTAAGGAAGCATTTGTCAGCTTGAAGTGGTTTGACAGCAACTACAAGACTTTGCCTTCTGATGATGAATGGAATCGTGGAGAGAAAATCTGTGAGTTGTTGAAGCCGTTTAGTGATATCACGACACACTTTTCAGGTTCTAAGTATCCTACTTCTAATGTCTATTTTACACAAGTGTGGAGAATTGAACTGTTGCTGAGGAAATTTGCAtcttgtgatgatgaagatgtggcAAAACTGGCTCAGGATATGCAGATTATGTTTACCAAGTATTGGGAGGATTATAGTCTTATTTTGGCAATGGGAGCTGTTTTAGACCCAAGAATGAAACTGCAAATGCTTGAAGTAGCTTATGAAAGAGTTGATCCAACTACTTCTGCATCGAAAATCAAAAAGCTTAAAGACAATTTGGAGATGCTCTATGAAGATTATAAGGCTAAGTCTAGGACTTGTTCTTCAAGTATTTCTGTAACTCCAAATCCGCATGATTGGGTCAATGAATCTccacttgatgatgattatgacaATGTAAGAatgttgcttttgttgtttatgttgctTGTGTTGCTTGTGTTGCTTTTGTTGCTTatgttgcttttgttgtttatgttgctTGTGTTGCTTCTTTTCTGTAGGATCTTTTTGAGCTTGAAAAAAGCATCGGAGTTGGAGTAG